Proteins from a genomic interval of Salinivibrio kushneri:
- the yjjX gene encoding inosine/xanthosine triphosphatase encodes MKQVIVTSKNPAKIAAVEAAFYDAFPDTLFTFTGVSVASGVAEQPMTEQETYAGACNRVRHAKAEYEGDFYVGVEAGLDGQHTFAWMMIDDGTTQGEARSASLPLPPEALDALHQGEELGDVMDRMFATENVKQKGGAIGMLTGHRLTRSSVYHQALIMALIPFMHPHLYR; translated from the coding sequence ATGAAACAGGTGATCGTCACGTCCAAAAACCCCGCTAAAATCGCTGCGGTTGAGGCCGCGTTTTATGACGCTTTTCCCGACACACTTTTCACCTTTACGGGCGTTTCCGTCGCCAGTGGCGTGGCAGAGCAACCAATGACAGAGCAAGAGACCTATGCCGGCGCGTGTAACCGCGTTCGCCACGCCAAAGCGGAATACGAAGGAGACTTTTACGTCGGGGTAGAAGCAGGCTTAGATGGTCAACATACCTTTGCATGGATGATGATAGATGATGGGACAACGCAAGGCGAGGCACGCTCAGCCTCACTGCCTCTCCCTCCAGAGGCGTTGGACGCTCTGCACCAAGGCGAAGAGCTTGGCGATGTGATGGACAGAATGTTTGCCACTGAAAATGTAAAACAAAAAGGGGGCGCCATTGGCATGCTCACCGGGCATCGATTAACGCGCTCAAGTGTATACCATCAAGCACTAATCATGGCGCTGATTCCGTTTATGCACCCGCACTTATACCGTTAA
- the trpR gene encoding trp operon repressor produces MSQSPAFSGWQDVIALVRRAGQDDNDDALLTALLTPDERDTLVARINILHELLEGKMSQRQLSQLLGVGIATVTRGSNELKRMDDETKNWLADLLKREAEQSTSST; encoded by the coding sequence ATGTCGCAATCGCCTGCATTTTCTGGTTGGCAAGATGTTATCGCGCTAGTGCGCCGTGCTGGACAAGATGATAATGATGATGCCTTGTTGACGGCCTTACTGACCCCCGACGAGCGAGACACCTTGGTGGCTCGGATTAATATTTTGCATGAGTTGTTAGAAGGGAAAATGAGTCAGCGCCAGTTGAGTCAATTATTGGGCGTGGGGATCGCGACCGTCACACGCGGCTCGAATGAGTTAAAGCGGATGGATGACGAGACCAAAAATTGGCTGGCTGATTTATTGAAACGTGAAGCTGAACAGTCCACCTCATCGACCTAA
- the sltY gene encoding murein transglycosylase: MERFIALSGPLRNASHAVRRGVRAFSRSLRPGLILWVLGAAFSPSLALASASPDSGQMTPAQRQYEAAIDAIERGELRQFRRLKAKLRDYPLYPYLDYRDFTRNLSEKSPTSVTNFIQRYTTMPFANSLRADYLTLLANRKDWATLVAFQPDVPRGERYQCQYYYAHSQAGNRALARSGAKSLYLSGQSVDSACDPLFDYLSEQKQLTGDLILRRMLLTFEGRNRSLMHYLQDQLPNTHQAVGKQVIDLYDKPEQVADFSKRSKVTPFNQKLTRLAFERLARKDEAQAIRHFRRTVEGQHYDKGERQAIADYLIGQLMNDDEPALAGWRDRMLRQSDDDGLLERRFRLALVEGDWHVLNQWLSLLSDEAKQSLKWRYWQARIQLELGDSHAANQAFETLLGERNFYSVAAALHLEKPIHIPSRTAVLKEAGLMPVNDVLARVDELIALDKIYAAKREWYYVLQRASDEQIALLAAYANKQHWYHLAVQATIAGKMWDHLSLRFPLAHQWWFEFFSRERGVDKTTLMALSRQESAFFTRAVSHVGARGLMQLMPRTARETSRRLGFDYQGPASLSDPGVNIRLGSGYLKMMLDRFDSNRVLAFAAYNAGPHRVSRWLARSKGHMDAIAFIESIPFYETRHYVQNVLMFDIYYRQLLGEPVQFLRAHELAQRY, translated from the coding sequence ATGGAACGATTCATCGCTTTGTCCGGGCCTTTACGCAATGCATCTCACGCGGTGCGTCGTGGTGTCCGTGCCTTCTCCCGTTCACTGCGACCCGGACTTATTTTATGGGTTCTAGGGGCCGCTTTTTCTCCTTCTCTTGCTCTGGCGTCGGCGAGCCCAGACAGTGGGCAAATGACGCCTGCGCAGCGTCAATATGAGGCTGCTATTGATGCGATTGAGCGTGGTGAATTACGCCAATTTCGCCGCCTCAAAGCCAAGTTGCGTGATTATCCCCTTTATCCCTATTTAGATTACCGTGATTTTACTCGCAACCTTTCAGAAAAGTCGCCCACCTCGGTCACCAACTTTATTCAGCGTTACACCACCATGCCGTTTGCCAATAGCCTGCGTGCTGACTACCTGACACTACTGGCGAATCGAAAAGATTGGGCAACCTTGGTCGCTTTCCAGCCCGATGTACCAAGAGGGGAGCGTTATCAATGCCAGTATTATTACGCTCACAGCCAGGCTGGCAATCGTGCATTAGCGCGCAGTGGCGCGAAATCACTCTACTTGTCTGGCCAATCAGTCGACAGTGCATGCGATCCCTTATTTGATTACCTCTCCGAGCAAAAGCAACTCACTGGTGATTTAATCTTGCGGCGGATGTTGCTGACCTTTGAAGGGCGCAATCGCAGCTTAATGCATTACCTACAAGATCAACTCCCCAACACTCACCAAGCGGTGGGAAAGCAAGTTATTGATCTTTATGACAAGCCTGAACAAGTTGCTGACTTTTCCAAGCGAAGCAAAGTGACACCCTTTAACCAAAAGCTGACTCGTCTTGCGTTTGAGCGACTGGCGCGTAAAGACGAAGCGCAAGCCATTCGCCATTTTCGTCGCACCGTAGAAGGGCAGCATTACGACAAAGGTGAACGACAAGCCATTGCTGATTATCTTATTGGCCAACTGATGAATGACGATGAGCCGGCGCTTGCGGGGTGGCGTGATCGTATGCTGAGACAAAGCGACGATGATGGTCTGCTCGAGCGACGGTTTCGCTTGGCGTTGGTGGAAGGTGATTGGCACGTATTGAATCAATGGCTTTCACTGCTCAGTGATGAGGCGAAACAATCACTAAAATGGCGATATTGGCAAGCGCGGATTCAGTTAGAGCTTGGCGACAGTCACGCGGCGAATCAGGCATTTGAAACCCTGTTGGGTGAGCGCAATTTTTACAGTGTGGCTGCCGCTCTGCACCTAGAAAAGCCGATCCATATCCCTTCGCGTACTGCGGTGTTGAAAGAGGCGGGTCTGATGCCTGTCAATGATGTGCTGGCGCGAGTCGATGAGCTGATTGCGCTTGATAAAATCTACGCGGCGAAGCGCGAGTGGTATTATGTGTTACAGCGCGCCAGTGATGAGCAAATTGCGCTCCTGGCCGCTTATGCCAATAAACAGCACTGGTATCATCTCGCAGTACAAGCCACCATTGCCGGAAAAATGTGGGACCACTTATCGTTGCGTTTTCCGCTGGCTCATCAGTGGTGGTTTGAGTTTTTCAGTCGCGAACGTGGGGTAGATAAAACCACATTGATGGCGCTGTCACGCCAAGAAAGTGCTTTCTTTACCCGTGCGGTCTCTCACGTAGGCGCGAGAGGCTTGATGCAATTGATGCCGCGTACGGCACGTGAAACCTCGCGTCGGTTAGGGTTTGATTATCAAGGGCCGGCCAGTCTTAGCGATCCGGGCGTGAATATCCGCTTGGGCAGTGGTTATTTGAAAATGATGCTCGATCGCTTCGATAGCAACCGCGTTCTCGCTTTTGCGGCATACAATGCTGGACCACATCGAGTAAGCCGCTGGCTGGCACGTTCGAAAGGGCACATGGATGCCATTGCTTTCATCGAGTCGATCCCGTTTTATGAAACGCGCCATTATGTGCAGAACGTGTTGATGTTCGATATCTATTATCGCCAACTTTTAGGTGAGCCCGTGCAGTTTTTAAGAGCACACGAGTTGGCACAGCGTTATTAA
- the ettA gene encoding energy-dependent translational throttle protein EttA yields MAEYVYTMSRVSKIVPPKRQILKDISLCFFPGAKIGVLGLNGAGKSSLLRIMAGIDTEIEGEARVQPGIKIGYLPQEPGLDEDKTVRETVEEAVSDVKDALTRLDAVYAAYADPDADFDALAQEQGELEALIQAKDGHNLDNALERAADALRLPEWDAQIKNLSGGERRRVAICRLLLEKPDMLLLDEPTNHLDAESVAWLERFLVDYTGTVVAITHDRYFLDNAAGWILELDRGEGIPWEGNYSSWLEQKDVRLKQEASQEKARQKTIEKELEWVRQNPKGRQAKSKARMARFEELNTSDYQRRNETNELFIPPGPRLGDKVIEVNNLTKSFGDRVLIDDLSFSVPKGAIVGIVGPNGAGKSTLFKMLSGTETPDAGTVEVGDTVQLASVDQFRDSMDDNKTVYDEISEGADIIRINNFELPARAYVSRFNFKGSDQQKRIGDLSGGERNRVHLAKLLKAGGNVLLLDEPTNDLDVETLRALEEALLEFPGCAMVISHDRWFLDRIATHILDYRDEGQVNFFEGNFAEYTDWLKKTLGAQAAEPHRIKYKRVAK; encoded by the coding sequence ATGGCTGAGTACGTATATACCATGTCGCGGGTGAGCAAGATCGTGCCACCTAAGCGCCAAATTCTTAAAGATATTTCTTTGTGTTTCTTCCCAGGCGCCAAAATTGGGGTGCTAGGCCTCAACGGGGCCGGTAAATCGAGTCTATTGCGCATCATGGCCGGTATCGATACCGAAATTGAGGGTGAAGCCCGTGTGCAACCAGGCATTAAAATTGGCTACCTTCCGCAAGAGCCAGGGCTAGACGAAGACAAAACCGTGCGTGAAACCGTTGAAGAGGCGGTCTCGGATGTGAAAGATGCATTGACGCGTCTCGACGCTGTCTACGCAGCCTATGCCGATCCTGACGCCGACTTCGATGCCTTGGCGCAAGAGCAAGGTGAACTGGAAGCCCTGATCCAAGCCAAAGATGGTCATAATCTTGATAACGCGCTAGAGCGTGCCGCCGACGCCCTGCGTCTGCCGGAGTGGGATGCGCAAATCAAAAACCTGTCTGGGGGTGAGCGCCGCCGTGTGGCGATTTGCCGTTTGCTACTCGAGAAGCCTGATATGCTGCTACTCGACGAGCCAACCAACCACTTGGACGCCGAATCAGTGGCATGGCTAGAGCGCTTCTTGGTCGACTATACCGGCACGGTTGTGGCGATTACGCACGATCGCTACTTCCTTGATAACGCCGCTGGTTGGATCCTTGAACTAGACCGTGGTGAAGGCATCCCTTGGGAAGGCAACTATTCATCGTGGCTTGAGCAAAAAGACGTGCGCTTGAAGCAAGAAGCCTCCCAGGAAAAAGCGCGCCAGAAAACCATTGAGAAAGAGCTTGAGTGGGTACGTCAAAACCCGAAAGGCCGTCAAGCCAAATCAAAAGCGCGTATGGCACGCTTTGAAGAGCTTAACACCTCCGATTACCAACGCCGTAACGAGACCAATGAGCTGTTTATTCCACCCGGCCCACGCCTGGGTGATAAAGTCATTGAAGTTAACAACCTCACTAAGTCATTTGGTGATCGCGTATTGATTGACGATCTGTCTTTTAGCGTCCCGAAAGGCGCTATCGTCGGTATCGTTGGTCCCAATGGTGCCGGTAAATCCACACTGTTCAAAATGCTCAGTGGTACCGAAACACCGGACGCAGGCACCGTAGAGGTCGGTGACACCGTACAATTGGCCTCGGTGGATCAGTTCCGTGATAGCATGGACGACAACAAAACCGTTTACGATGAGATCTCGGAAGGTGCCGATATTATTCGCATCAATAACTTTGAGTTACCTGCGCGTGCTTATGTCTCTCGCTTTAACTTCAAAGGGAGCGATCAACAGAAACGTATCGGCGATTTGTCCGGCGGTGAACGCAACCGCGTCCACCTGGCTAAGCTATTGAAAGCAGGCGGCAACGTCCTGCTGCTTGATGAGCCAACCAACGATCTGGACGTTGAAACTCTACGCGCCTTGGAAGAAGCCCTGCTCGAGTTCCCAGGCTGCGCCATGGTGATTTCACACGACCGCTGGTTCCTTGACCGTATCGCCACCCACATCCTTGACTATCGTGATGAAGGCCAAGTGAATTTCTTTGAAGGTAACTTTGCTGAATACACCGATTGGTTGAAGAAAACGCTGGGCGCACAAGCGGCTGAGCCGCACCGCATCAAATACAAGCGCGTTGCCAAGTAA
- a CDS encoding PilZ domain-containing protein codes for MPERRKFSRVMYRAPAILKQDEQAWHAQVLDLSLKGVLLSRPENWQADPQHTAFSLVFYLHDSDVELDMDCILVNNCENYLHLYIDHIDIDSASHLKRLVELNVGNDELLHRELAQLTDPMAESES; via the coding sequence ATGCCAGAGCGTAGAAAGTTTTCCCGCGTGATGTATCGTGCCCCCGCGATACTCAAGCAAGATGAACAGGCGTGGCACGCGCAGGTTCTCGACTTGTCTCTCAAGGGTGTGTTGCTCAGCCGTCCTGAGAACTGGCAAGCAGACCCGCAACACACAGCATTCTCGTTGGTCTTTTACCTGCATGACTCTGACGTAGAATTAGACATGGACTGCATTCTGGTCAATAACTGCGAGAATTATCTCCATCTTTATATTGATCACATTGACATTGATAGTGCCAGTCATTTAAAAAGGCTCGTTGAACTCAACGTTGGCAACGATGAACTCCTTCATCGTGAGCTAGCGCAGTTGACCGACCCAATGGCAGAGTCAGAATCGTAA
- a CDS encoding M23 family metallopeptidase, protein MTDHIHIAISHPNGVKHYTLCPTRKKVVQTLALVVLAVLTVTFASLYLLSERSTEAEAAVNRLREERAALNNEVAMLQQKRDELSQTIENKDVELTALTQRVVTVEDMLGLQSVAKDASLTHRLDVAAINSAVRYTMLQLIPNGKPIQSYRRSSGYGSRTHPVTGKEKFHMGLDLTADIGTPVYAPADGVVEYVRPSRRKGYGNFVKIDHAFGFMTLYAHLDKFNVRSGQFVKKGDLIAWSGNTGLSTGPHLHYEVRFLGRALNPRRFIKWSAEQFDTLLENEKRVSWGHLVAVVENLVETQVQVANMPDAEPPLSTAQQREADVQTTPTKASM, encoded by the coding sequence ATGACAGATCATATTCATATCGCCATCTCACACCCAAATGGTGTGAAGCATTATACGCTTTGCCCTACCCGTAAAAAGGTAGTGCAAACCTTGGCGTTAGTCGTGCTGGCCGTTCTCACCGTGACCTTTGCCAGCCTCTATTTACTCTCCGAGCGTTCCACTGAAGCCGAAGCCGCGGTTAACCGGTTACGTGAAGAGCGTGCTGCATTGAATAACGAAGTGGCCATGCTGCAACAAAAGCGTGATGAGCTGTCACAAACCATCGAGAACAAAGATGTCGAGCTGACTGCACTGACGCAGCGCGTGGTGACAGTGGAAGATATGCTGGGGCTGCAATCGGTGGCCAAAGACGCCTCACTGACCCATCGGCTTGATGTGGCGGCAATTAACTCCGCTGTGCGCTACACCATGCTTCAGCTCATTCCTAATGGTAAACCGATTCAAAGTTATCGCCGTTCATCTGGGTATGGTTCACGCACGCACCCAGTAACGGGCAAAGAAAAATTCCACATGGGGTTAGACTTAACCGCAGACATCGGCACTCCGGTGTATGCCCCGGCCGATGGCGTGGTGGAGTATGTCAGACCCAGCCGCCGCAAAGGCTATGGTAATTTTGTAAAAATAGACCATGCCTTTGGCTTTATGACCCTCTACGCCCATCTTGATAAGTTTAATGTGCGAAGTGGGCAGTTTGTAAAGAAAGGCGACTTGATAGCCTGGTCGGGTAACACGGGTTTATCCACTGGCCCTCATTTGCACTACGAAGTCCGCTTTTTAGGACGAGCGCTGAATCCGCGCCGGTTTATTAAGTGGAGTGCTGAGCAGTTTGATACCTTGCTCGAAAACGAGAAGCGCGTCAGTTGGGGACATTTAGTCGCGGTAGTGGAAAACTTGGTCGAAACTCAGGTACAAGTCGCCAATATGCCCGACGCTGAGCCGCCACTGAGCACCGCCCAGCAGCGCGAAGCCGATGTGCAAACCACACCGACAAAAGCCTCAATGTAG
- the radA gene encoding DNA repair protein RadA: MAKTKRAYVCNDCGADFPRWQGQCSACGAWNTITEVRLAASPQVARNEKYAGYAGSAEGQVQTLQDIDLQEVPRLSSGFKELDRVLGGGIVPGAAILIGGNPGAGKSTLLLQTMVGLAHHLPTLYITGEESLQQVAMRADRLGLAKDRLKLLSETGVETICQVAKKEQPKIMVIDSIQVMHVADVQSAPGSVSQVRESAAALTRYAKQHNVAIFMVGHVTKDGTLAGPKVLEHCIDCSILLDGSSDSRFRTLRSHKNRFGAVNELGVFAMTGQGLKEVSNPSAIFLSRGEEQTSGSSVMVVWEGTRPLLVELQALVDYSQLANPRRVAVGLEQNRLALLLAVLHKHGGLQMSDQDVFVNVVGGVKVTETSADLALLLALISSFRDRPLPRELVVFGEVGLAGEIRPVPSGQERLMEAAKHGFKKAVVPKANLPKQRIEGMTVYGVSKLSDALDVLEDL; the protein is encoded by the coding sequence ATGGCAAAAACAAAACGAGCCTACGTATGTAACGACTGTGGCGCGGATTTTCCCCGTTGGCAAGGGCAGTGCTCAGCCTGTGGCGCGTGGAACACCATTACAGAGGTGAGGCTAGCGGCGTCGCCTCAGGTCGCGCGCAATGAAAAGTATGCCGGGTATGCAGGCAGCGCCGAGGGGCAAGTCCAAACCCTGCAGGATATCGACCTACAAGAAGTGCCACGCCTGAGCAGTGGTTTTAAAGAGCTGGATCGTGTGCTCGGCGGGGGGATCGTCCCAGGGGCCGCTATTTTGATTGGTGGTAACCCGGGCGCAGGGAAAAGTACCTTGCTGTTGCAAACCATGGTGGGGCTCGCACACCATTTGCCGACCTTGTACATCACAGGGGAAGAGTCATTACAGCAAGTGGCGATGCGCGCCGATAGACTCGGGCTTGCCAAAGACCGCTTGAAGCTGTTGTCAGAAACGGGTGTGGAAACCATCTGTCAGGTGGCCAAAAAAGAACAACCGAAAATCATGGTGATTGACTCGATACAGGTGATGCATGTCGCGGATGTGCAATCTGCGCCCGGCAGCGTGTCACAGGTACGGGAGTCTGCCGCGGCATTGACGCGCTATGCCAAACAACACAATGTGGCGATTTTCATGGTGGGGCATGTGACTAAAGATGGCACGCTGGCCGGCCCCAAGGTGCTGGAGCACTGTATTGATTGTTCTATTTTGCTTGATGGCTCCAGCGATAGCCGTTTTCGCACGCTACGCAGTCATAAAAACCGCTTTGGTGCGGTCAACGAGCTTGGTGTGTTTGCGATGACTGGGCAGGGTTTAAAAGAGGTCAGTAACCCCTCCGCTATTTTCCTTTCACGTGGTGAGGAGCAAACCTCCGGTAGCTCGGTGATGGTGGTGTGGGAGGGAACTCGCCCTTTGCTGGTAGAGTTACAAGCCTTGGTCGATTATTCACAATTGGCCAATCCACGCCGGGTGGCGGTGGGACTAGAGCAAAACCGTCTTGCCTTACTTCTGGCCGTTCTACACAAACACGGTGGGCTGCAAATGTCTGACCAAGATGTGTTTGTTAATGTGGTTGGCGGGGTTAAAGTCACCGAAACCAGTGCCGATCTTGCCCTGTTGTTAGCGCTGATATCGAGCTTTAGGGATCGCCCGCTGCCGAGAGAGCTGGTGGTCTTTGGCGAAGTCGGCTTGGCGGGAGAAATTCGCCCAGTGCCAAGTGGGCAAGAGCGCTTGATGGAAGCGGCAAAACATGGCTTTAAAAAAGCAGTCGTGCCCAAAGCCAACTTGCCGAAACAGCGTATTGAAGGGATGACGGTTTATGGCGTTAGCAAACTCTCCGACGCCCTGGATGTGCTAGAAGACTTGTAG